A window of the Polaribacter sp. HaHaR_3_91 genome harbors these coding sequences:
- a CDS encoding glycosyltransferase, whose amino-acid sequence MKTLYIFTKKYPYGKAEAFLESEIIELSKVFKKIVVCPAFEDEFLRKTPDNVEINKSFIYSKKEQIISFFIALINGVFIRTLWDHLNKIKSLRDFKNIIRYATYDVYYLKVCENTNIDFSNSIVYSYWFCHFVNSLQRVKTKLNLDFKVITRAHRWDIYEDEHGIFPYRQKSIDRLEVLYSISKDGKKYLEERYGNTTKIKIARLGVYDRNQLSKSSKENELNVISVSQVTHRKRIFLLLDSLVSYATKNKNVVVRWVHFGTGVEMENLKKVVGHLNLDNLKIDLRGYVLNTEIYTFYKTNAIDVFVNLSESEGVPVSIMEAQSFGVPVIATDVGGTCEIVNSSVGVLLNSAPTINEVCSAIEVVINKEFKRTQIKEYWNEKSNAEKKYQEFTKELIKL is encoded by the coding sequence ATGAAAACCCTTTATATTTTCACAAAAAAATACCCTTATGGAAAAGCAGAGGCTTTTTTAGAATCTGAAATTATTGAATTAAGTAAGGTTTTTAAAAAGATAGTTGTTTGTCCAGCATTCGAAGATGAATTCTTAAGAAAAACTCCTGATAATGTAGAAATTAATAAAAGTTTTATTTATAGTAAAAAAGAACAAATAATAAGTTTTTTTATTGCTTTAATAAATGGTGTTTTTATTAGAACTTTATGGGATCATTTGAATAAAATAAAATCATTAAGAGATTTTAAAAATATAATACGATATGCCACATACGATGTCTATTATTTAAAAGTATGTGAAAATACAAATATAGATTTTTCAAATAGCATTGTATATTCTTATTGGTTTTGTCATTTTGTAAACTCTTTACAGAGGGTGAAAACCAAGCTTAATTTAGATTTTAAAGTTATAACAAGAGCACACAGATGGGATATTTATGAGGACGAACATGGGATATTTCCTTACCGACAAAAAAGTATAGATAGGTTAGAAGTTTTGTACTCCATATCTAAGGACGGAAAAAAATACTTAGAAGAAAGATATGGTAATACTACTAAAATTAAAATAGCACGTTTAGGTGTGTATGATAGAAATCAATTGTCTAAGAGTTCTAAAGAAAACGAATTAAATGTTATAAGTGTTTCTCAAGTAACTCATAGAAAAAGAATCTTTTTGTTATTAGATTCTTTAGTTTCTTATGCCACTAAGAATAAAAATGTTGTAGTTCGTTGGGTTCATTTTGGTACAGGAGTAGAAATGGAAAACTTAAAAAAAGTTGTAGGTCATTTAAATTTAGATAATTTAAAAATTGATTTAAGAGGTTATGTTTTAAATACAGAAATATACACATTTTATAAAACGAATGCTATAGACGTCTTTGTAAATCTTTCTGAATCGGAGGGAGTTCCTGTTTCTATAATGGAAGCACAGTCTTTTGGTGTACCTGTAATTGCAACAGATGTTGGCGGTACATGTGAAATAGTTAATAGTAGTGTAGGTGTTTTATTAAATAGTGCCCCTACTATTAATGAAGTTTGCAGCGCCATAGAGGTTGTTATTAATAAAGAGTTTAAAAGAACACAGATAAAAGAGTATTGGAACGAAAAATCTAATGCCGAAAAAAAATATCAAGAATTTACAAAAGAATTAATTAAGTTATAA
- a CDS encoding glycosyltransferase, whose product MKVYIINLFLSRQGGGIFTVLKELYYSKVSQNYFNKELTFIGFEDENYQEDRLKLNGESIGFKKENAFFYSKKIKNYLFNNIEIDSIIHLHSLWMYSSILLLKLNRNNRFYKIISPHGMLDKWALNNGSFKKKITLLLFEKRNINSANCVHALCTQEYEDIRKISKKVPIAIIPNGINLPLNISYNTKSEKNILFLARLHPKKGLDNLIEAWAEVHSKNWNLIIVGPDEGNYELKINKINKNLNLNQNKIEFIGGAFGKDKVELYEKASLFILPSYSEGLPMTILEAWSYKVPVLMTKECNLDIGFNEKAAIEITSTKEGILKGLNTCINLLTDEELAVIGNNGYELVKKEFTWEEVSKKMIKMYEWVSNKIEKPDFIHLN is encoded by the coding sequence ATGAAAGTATATATAATAAATTTATTTTTATCAAGACAAGGAGGTGGTATTTTTACTGTACTTAAGGAGTTATATTATTCTAAAGTATCACAAAATTACTTTAATAAAGAATTAACTTTTATAGGATTTGAAGATGAAAACTATCAGGAGGATAGATTAAAATTAAATGGTGAGTCAATCGGCTTCAAAAAAGAAAATGCTTTTTTTTATTCTAAAAAAATTAAAAATTATTTATTTAATAATATTGAAATAGATTCGATAATACATCTTCATTCATTATGGATGTATTCTTCAATTTTATTGTTAAAATTGAATAGAAATAATAGGTTTTATAAAATAATTTCTCCTCATGGAATGTTAGATAAATGGGCATTAAATAATGGTAGTTTTAAAAAGAAAATTACACTTTTATTGTTTGAAAAAAGAAATATTAATTCTGCAAATTGTGTTCATGCGTTGTGTACTCAAGAATATGAGGATATAAGAAAAATTTCAAAAAAAGTACCTATAGCAATTATACCCAATGGTATAAATTTACCATTAAATATAAGTTATAATACCAAATCTGAAAAAAATATTCTTTTCTTGGCTAGATTACACCCTAAAAAAGGGCTAGATAATTTAATTGAAGCTTGGGCAGAAGTTCATTCAAAAAATTGGAATCTTATTATTGTTGGTCCAGATGAAGGTAATTATGAATTAAAAATCAATAAAATTAATAAAAACTTAAATCTAAATCAAAATAAAATAGAATTTATAGGTGGGGCTTTTGGGAAGGATAAGGTAGAATTATATGAAAAAGCATCTTTGTTTATTTTACCATCCTATAGTGAAGGTCTACCCATGACAATATTAGAAGCATGGTCTTATAAAGTCCCTGTATTAATGACTAAAGAGTGTAACTTAGATATTGGTTTCAATGAAAAAGCTGCAATTGAAATAACATCAACTAAAGAAGGTATTTTGAAAGGGTTAAACACCTGTATAAATTTATTAACAGATGAAGAATTAGCTGTTATAGGTAATAATGGGTATGAACTGGTTAAAAAAGAGTTTACTTGGGAAGAAGTTTCCAAGAAAATGATTAAAATGTATGAATGGGTGTCTAATAAAATAGAAAAACCTGACTTTATTCATTTAAATTAA
- a CDS encoding glycosyltransferase — MGEIQVISTWLAMLICKIRGIQVVYWTHGIYGNESYLKKKIRVFFYKTADKILLYERRAKKLLIEEGIKSEKMLVIFNSLNYDKHLNIRKKLQSFNDLQAESKELTFFNIDLPYLIFVGRLTRVKKLDLLINAIFNINKTDKKLNLLLIGQGDSEITRELKELVKDLNLEGNVQFYGACYDEEKLANFIYNSELCVSPGNVGLTAIHALSFGTPVCTHSNFFNQMPEVEVIEEGGTGCFFEENNIKSLEKVIFNWINSNLERKVIRKDCYTVIDNQYNPYNQVEIMKKILNK, encoded by the coding sequence TTGGGGGAAATTCAAGTTATTTCCACTTGGTTAGCAATGTTAATTTGTAAAATTAGGGGAATACAAGTAGTGTATTGGACACACGGTATTTATGGTAATGAATCTTATCTAAAAAAGAAAATTAGAGTTTTCTTTTATAAAACTGCTGATAAAATATTACTATATGAAAGAAGAGCCAAAAAACTGTTAATTGAGGAAGGCATTAAATCAGAAAAAATGCTAGTAATTTTTAACTCTTTAAATTATGATAAGCATCTTAATATTAGAAAAAAGCTTCAGTCTTTCAATGATTTACAAGCAGAAAGTAAGGAGTTAACTTTTTTTAATATAGATTTACCTTATCTCATTTTTGTAGGTAGGTTAACACGTGTTAAAAAATTAGATCTACTAATAAATGCAATTTTCAATATAAACAAAACAGATAAAAAGTTAAACCTGTTATTAATAGGACAAGGAGACTCAGAAATAACAAGAGAACTAAAAGAATTAGTAAAAGATTTAAACTTAGAAGGCAACGTTCAGTTTTACGGAGCTTGTTATGATGAAGAAAAGTTAGCTAACTTTATTTATAATTCAGAACTTTGTGTCTCTCCTGGAAATGTAGGTTTAACAGCAATACATGCATTAAGTTTTGGTACTCCTGTTTGTACGCATTCTAATTTTTTTAATCAAATGCCAGAAGTAGAAGTAATAGAAGAAGGGGGTACAGGTTGTTTTTTTGAGGAAAATAATATTAAATCATTAGAAAAAGTCATTTTTAATTGGATAAACTCTAATCTTGAAAGAAAAGTAATAAGGAAGGATTGTTATACTGTAATCGATAATCAATACAATCCTTATAATCAGGTTGAAATCATGAAAAAAATATTGAATAAATAG
- a CDS encoding WcaF family extracellular polysaccharide biosynthesis acetyltransferase, whose amino-acid sequence MKKVKLSNYNNDWYKPGSKIKILIWYYINIFFLINPLNPISSLKIFILRLFGAKIGNNVAIKQSVNVKYPWLLEVGDNVWVGENVWIDNLAKVKIEDNVCISQGAMLLCGNHDYKKSSFDLLLGEITLKKGSWVGAKSVVCPGVTLNSHAILAVGSIANKDLEAYSIYQGNPAIKIRKRNIVE is encoded by the coding sequence ATGAAAAAAGTTAAACTGTCAAATTATAATAATGATTGGTATAAACCTGGTTCAAAAATTAAGATATTAATTTGGTATTATATAAATATTTTTTTTTTAATAAATCCTTTAAACCCAATATCAAGTTTAAAGATTTTTATTCTTAGGTTATTTGGAGCAAAAATTGGAAATAATGTCGCTATCAAGCAAAGTGTTAACGTAAAATATCCTTGGTTATTAGAAGTGGGTGATAATGTTTGGGTTGGTGAAAATGTTTGGATTGATAATCTAGCTAAAGTGAAAATTGAAGATAATGTTTGTATTTCTCAAGGAGCTATGTTATTATGTGGCAATCATGATTATAAAAAATCTTCTTTTGATTTACTTTTAGGAGAAATAACATTAAAAAAAGGTTCTTGGGTTGGTGCTAAATCTGTGGTGTGTCCAGGGGTCACTTTAAATTCTCATGCTATTCTAGCTGTGGGGTCTATAGCAAATAAAGATTTAGAAGCATATTCAATATATCAAGGAAATCCAGCAATAAAAATTAGAAAAAGAAATATAGTAGAATAG
- a CDS encoding glycosyltransferase family 2 protein, translating to MKISIITVCYNSAKTIEKTFKSVQSQTYNNIEYIVVDGGSKDTTLDIVQKYKELVSQSVSEPDKGLYDAMNKGIKIATGDLVGILNSDDIFTDDNVLENIANFHLENKEIDASVGNILQFNEEGKTVRKYSAKNWDPEKLKIGFMPAHPAIFFKKDLFKKYGLYHLDFTIGADYELITRFFLQHKITWKFSDITTTSMLIGGVSSSGFSSYQLISKEIKKALTRNNIKFSYLKVQLRGFWKIIGYLNKK from the coding sequence ATGAAAATATCTATAATTACAGTCTGTTACAATAGTGCTAAAACAATTGAAAAGACTTTTAAATCTGTACAAAGTCAAACTTATAATAATATAGAATATATTGTTGTAGATGGAGGTTCTAAAGACACTACATTAGATATTGTACAAAAATATAAAGAATTAGTATCTCAATCGGTTTCTGAACCAGACAAAGGTTTGTATGATGCCATGAACAAAGGTATTAAAATAGCTACTGGAGATTTAGTAGGTATTTTAAATTCTGATGATATCTTTACAGATGACAATGTGTTAGAAAATATAGCAAATTTTCATCTAGAAAATAAAGAAATAGATGCTTCTGTAGGTAATATTTTACAATTTAATGAAGAAGGAAAAACAGTAAGAAAATATTCTGCTAAAAACTGGGATCCAGAGAAGCTGAAAATTGGTTTTATGCCAGCGCATCCAGCGATATTTTTTAAAAAAGATTTGTTTAAAAAATATGGGCTTTACCATTTAGATTTTACGATTGGTGCAGATTATGAATTAATTACTCGATTTTTCTTACAACATAAGATCACTTGGAAATTTTCTGATATTACAACGACATCTATGTTAATAGGTGGTGTAAGTAGTTCTGGTTTTAGTAGTTATCAATTAATTTCAAAAGAAATTAAAAAAGCATTGACTAGAAACAATATAAAATTTAGTTATTTAAAAGTACAGTTAAGAGGTTTCTGGAAAATAATAGGGTATTTAAATAAAAAGTAA